The genomic DNA GGCAGCAGCACCGTCACGAAGTACTGACAGGCTTTTAATAGAGTTTACAGAAAGTGAACCAACGTCAGCTGACTGCCAACCGTCTGTATGAATGATCGCATTACGATGCATGCGCTTACCATTAAGAAGGGTAAGGATTTCGCCGTTATTTAGGCCGCGTAGTGATGAAGTACGGACAAGTGTGTTTGCATCGCCAACTGCAGAACGGCTAACCACATAGGATGGTGATACCGCAGCGATAGCATCTTTCAAGTTGAGGGATGGCGTAGCTTCCAGCTCAGTAGCTTGAACCACGTCAACCGGAACGTTGGAATCAAGAGCCGTACGACCCTTCACCCGTGAACCAACAACTGTCAACACATCTTCATTTTGTGCTTGCTGGGCAGAAGCCAGATCAGCAGCAACAAGTGAAGGTAGGCTAACAGATAAGAGTAGTAATTTTTTCATATCTAATATTTCCTCCCAAAAAGTTAAACGTACTGGAATCAGAACATTCAACTGATTGTGTTTAAAATTCTAGAGCCCTATCATTACTAAAATAAGACTCCGCTAAAGGCCGGATATAATATTTCAATTAGAATATATTATCCCCTAACCAATTGGTGTATATGGTAAAAATGAAAAAATAAAGCTGCATCCTAAGCAATAACTCATACTAAAAAAACACTGAATTACTTACGACGTGGACGCATTTAGTTTCCCTATTACATATTCCACTACGAATCTATTTATATGAAATTCTGATGGAAATCAAACAATTACTCCCCTAAAAGGGGATTTATAAGTAAAATTTGATGTAAATTTGCAATACTGTGTTAAAAAAGCAACAGTAAATTTACATAAACCAATAAAATCAAGGAGATATAGGTGATTTTAGTCTAAATCAGGACTAAAGCTATGCAAAATTTAGGCGTTACCATATTCCGTCGATAGCATAGACATATCAACGCCAAGCTTTGCCATTGCCCTTGGTAATTTGAGGTCCAGCTTGGTTCTGAAGACCAGTTCATCGTCTGCTTCAATAGAAAGCCAGCTGTTTCTGAGTATCTCATTTTCCAGTTGACCACGCCCCCATCCTGAAAAGCCGAGGGCAATTAAATAATCCTTCGGACCTTCTCCGCAGGCTATGGCCGTTAAAATATCGATCGTTGCGGTAAGGGCAATTGTTTCTGAAATGATAAGTGTGGATTCCTGCACATAATCAGCACTGTGCAAAATAAAGCCGCGTCCCGATTCCACCGGACCCCCTTCATGGAGTGGTATGTTTTTTAAGGGCGTCTCCGGCCTGTTCTTTGTCACACAGTCAATGTTCAGCTGTTTTAACAGGTCAGGAAAATCAATATTTTCGCAGTATTTGTTGATTACCAACCCCATTGCGCCTTCTTCGGTATGGGTGCAGATATAAATGACTGTGCTTTCAAATCTAGGGTCGGTCATGCCGGGCATTGATAGCAATAACTGCCCGTTTAAAAATCCTTTTTTTGCCAAGACTGCTTTCCAGTTAAAGTGTATTTTACACTGTTCAAATAGAAGATATCATAATAATAATTCATTTTGGGAGGGTCAAGCTGTATAAAACCGAGAAGAAGGTCCTTTTCTAAATAAGAAGAGTTCAAATCTATTACTGGAAACATAATAATTTCGTTGTGACAGCAAAAGAGGTAACATGTCTAAAGAATTAATAGTCCTTATTACTCTGATCATTTATATATGTCTTTTGATAACACTGGGTTTTTTTGGAAGCCGCAGAACACATAATAACACTGATTTCTTTATTGGTGGACGTACATTAGGTCCCTTGGTCGCCTCCATGAGTTATGTTGCCAGTTCCGCTTCGGCATGGGTTCTGCTTGGATTAAGCGGAATAGGATATATGGCAGGTGTATCAGCGCTTTGGATTGTGCCAGGGTTAATCCTTGGTCATGGATTTTCCTGGATTTGGGCGGCACCTAGACTTCAAAAATTATCTCATCAGGAAAAATTGGTAACTGTAACCGATCTGCTTATTTTTGAAGGGACAAAACAAACAAAAAAGCATATCCGTATTTTTACAGCCATAATTATCATTTTCTGTTTCATGTTCTATGTTGCGGCGCAATTACAGGCAGCCGGTGGAACATTTGCCGTTACATTTAATCTATCTTTGAAAAGCAGTATATTGCTGGGTGGCCTGGTGATCGCATCATATACTATGCTTGGTGGGTTCTGGGCTGTGAGCCTGACGGATACTCTGCAAGGTACTTTAATGATGGTGGCGTCTTTGTTGCTTCCAACACTTGCCCTTATTGAAGTTGGCGGTATCGGGGAATTCTGGCAAAGCTACCATAACATTGCAACACCAGCACAATTATCACCGGGTGGATCAAATAGTGGTTTTATGCTTGGTGGCTTTATCATAGGCAGTATGTCAATCGGTCTGGGGCGATAGGTCAACCCCATCTTTAACCAGATTTATGTCGATGAAAAGTGATCGGAAGATGCTGGCTCAGATGACGCTATTGGTTGTTTTGCAATCAGTATGACGGGGATGATTATACTGGGGAATGTGCGGAAAAATAATGGTTTCTGAAATTTCCAATACGGAAAATATATTTTTTATGATGACTGACAATCTGTGCCGGCATTCTGGGTGGTGTTATGGTGGCGGCTGTCTTGGTCGTTCTTTCAACCGCAGACAGTCAGCTTTTGGTAAGTGCGTCTTCAATTGCCCATGACTTGATGGGTGAAGCGGATGAAGGACATAGCCGCCTTTTTGTTTCAAGAATTGTAATTGCAGTATTATGCATATTTGCCGTGATAACAGCAATTTATTTACCAAGCGATATATTCTCAAGAGTGTTATTCGCCTGGAATGGGCTTGGCGCCAGTATTGGGCCGGTTGTCATTATACGCCTGTCGGGAGTTAAGCCGGACCCAAAGATGATATTGCCATCAATGATTATTGGGTTTGTACTGACAATCATCTTTTTTCTTCAGCCGGATGCCCCAGGTGATTTTACGGAAAGAACTGTGCCATTTATCATTTGTCTTGTGTTATTATATTTAAGCAGGAAAAAATCATAAGGTGTAAATAATGAATATATTGCACCTTATTGTATTATATTTATATATTAAGTAAAACCAAATTTAATCAGGTTCTGTTTTAAAAATA from Emcibacteraceae bacterium includes the following:
- a CDS encoding YqgE/AlgH family protein, with amino-acid sequence MAKKGFLNGQLLLSMPGMTDPRFESTVIYICTHTEEGAMGLVINKYCENIDFPDLLKQLNIDCVTKNRPETPLKNIPLHEGGPVESGRGFILHSADYVQESTLIISETIALTATIDILTAIACGEGPKDYLIALGFSGWGRGQLENEILRNSWLSIEADDELVFRTKLDLKLPRAMAKLGVDMSMLSTEYGNA